Part of the Grimontia kaedaensis genome is shown below.
GATGAGTACACAGTCGTATTCAGCAGTCAGTTTCTCAAATGACTCCAACACGGGCGGCATGGCAAACGCTTTATAGGATTGGAAGCCAATAGTATTCATGGCATCAACCGCTTTTCCTTGAACAATCACCTGAGCAGCGCTGTCCGTGCTTGGTTTTAGCAAAATAGGATTCATATGCACGGTCGGTTCAATGCCACAGGCGAACGCTTGAAAGGCCTGTGCACGACCAATCTCACCACCATCGTGAGTCACAGCGCTGTTAAGTGCCATGTTCTGGGGCTTAAATGGAGCAACTTTTACACCCCGGCGAGAGAGAATGCGACAGAGACCAGCAACAATAACGCTTTTACCTGCGTCAGATGTTGTGCCCTGAACCATAAGGGCTTTAGAGGTAGATAACATGGATGAATCCGAAAGGTATGAAACTGTGATATGAAAGGCAAAGATATCATAGTCATTGCAAAAAAATGCTAGCGCCATCGTTTAGCAGCAAATTCTTTGTAATGGCGGTCAAAGTTATTTGCATCGTCACTAAAGTTTTCGCGCAGGTAGCCATACACTCAAAGCCATGTTGCAAATAACGCTTGCTGCAAGGAACGCTGTGAAAAATTTAAAAAAATCATGTTCTATCAAGGCGATTGTTACCGCTCTGACTCTGACTTCATCAGCCGCTATGGCGACCAATTTTAGCTACACCAATTTAGAAGTCGGATTTACCAGTAACCCTTCCGGACTTGGCGCGACAGGTCGGTTGGCCTTTATGGATGGTGCGCACTTTATTGTTAACGGTAGCAGTCAGTTTGAAGGGGACTGGATTGTTTCAGGCGGCGCTGGTTTCCATGCCCCCGTCAACGGTTTTGTCGATATTCATGGCGACGCACGCGTCTATTCCGTGAAATTCCCAGATGATGATAAACACGATTGGGGTGAATTAGCTTACGGCGTCAATGTTGGCGCGAAAGCATGGGTCCTGCCCCAAATCGAAGCTAACATTCTTGTCGGCCAGATTGCTTTTGACTCAGACGATACACGCTCTGTCGTCGAATTGGGGGGCCGCTTCCATTCAACAGATATCCTTTCTGTCGGTGCGACGTATCGGGCTAATGGTCTCTACAAAGAGCAGTTCTATTTCGACGTAAGTTTTAATTTCTAATCTACATATTGCATCGAATGAAAAGCGGGCCGGGTGTCCGCTTTTTATTCGATGGTTGAAACCAAAGAACGTGCTTCGCTTGGTGTAAACCCAAAATAGCGCTTAAACTCGCGGCTGAATTGAGACGGACTACTGTAACCCACCTCATAGCAAACCTCCGCTACTTGATACCCTGAAGAAAGCATAGACCTGGCTTTATGCAGCCTGAGTGATTTCACATACTGCATCGGCGAAACTGTCGTAACCTGCTTAAAATGCTCATGAAGCGTCGAAGCGCTCATTCCCGCCACGCTCGCAATCTCCTCAATCGCCAAATTTCTTTCAAAGTTCTGCTCAATGTAATGAACAACCGGCGCAATACGGTTGGCGCCCGCATGGTTACTCACGCAATTTCGTAGCAATCCACCACCAGGCCCTTTCAACACTTCGTAGTAAAGTTCTCTAAATATTGAAGGCGCTAATATGTCGCGATCCATTGGGTTATCCAGCAAACCCAACAATCGAGCCACCACGTTTTCAATTGCCGGAGTCATTTTGGTCGACTGAGTAAAGTCGCGCTGCGGTAGCGAAGAGGTTTCCTGCTGCCAAGGCGACATTTCCATCATCAATTGGCCGACCATTTGCTGGTCTATAGCCAGACTGAAACCCACATAAGGCCTCTCTTCACTAACATCTAAAAGGCTTGCTTCTACAGGCCGCGTAACAGAGTTAATTAGGTAGGAATCTTCACTGTAGACAAAGGCTTGCTTTCCCGTAGAGACGTGCTTTTCTGCTTGCAACACAAAACAAATTGAAGGCTGGAGCACTATCGGCATCAAATCAACCTTTTCTAAGCTCGCGTACAACTTCAAACCCTCTATGTCAGACGTTTGAACGCACTCACCTCTTACTTTTTCAAACACTTGCTTTGCAAGTGCCGAGACGAATTCCATGTTATTAACCTTTTGCTAAACATTGTCTACACGACCGTAGGATTATGACACTAAATACGTACTTAGAATGATACTCCTTATATATTCCGGAGGAATAGGCAAGACTTCTGGAACATCTCGATAACATTAGCCTCAAATTGAATACATAGTAAATAAAGGCTAATGACCACGGTTACGTGTGTTAAAGCCAAATACACTGCCGTTCTATGTACGAAAGGAGACTACCATGAGCGTATCCGTGAATATAAACGGACAGGACCTTGAGCTCGATGTACCTGCGGACACCCCATTACTCTGGGCCATTCGTGACAACCTCAACTTAACAGGCACTAAGTTCGGATGCGGTCTCGCACAATGTGGCGCCTGTACTGTTCATATGGGTGGTCAGCCCATTCGTTCTTGTGTCACCCCGGTATCTGCCGTTGCAGGGCAGAAAATCACCACCATTGAAGGCATTGAGTCAAAGGCTTCCAAAGCGGTTCAAGCCGCATGGGAAGAGATACAAGTCCCGCAATGTGGGTACTGCCAATCAGGCCAGATCATGGCTGCCAGCGCACTACTTGCCAGCAATCCATCCCCTACCGACGCAGACATTGATGCGGCCATGAACGGAAACATCTGCCGCTGTGCAACCTATGTCCGTATTCGTGAAGCAATCAAGCAAGCAGCCACTGAACTGAGACAGGGATAGAACCATGCGTGATTTTCTGAACGGTTATCAGCCCGAAGCGGCTTTCCTAAAAAATACTAAACAGGTGGGAACCAGCCGCCGTAACTTCATTAAACTCATGTCGACAGCCGGTGCGGGATTAACCTTAGGCGTTCACCTCCCTTCTGTTGCAGCCGGTGCCAGTGAAACAGCAGGCAAGCCTTTTGAACCCAACGCTTTTGTGCGCGTCGGTTCAGATGACACAGTCACCATCGTGATTAAACACTTGGACATGGGCCAAGGAGTGACTACGGGCTTAGCAACCATTGCCGCTGACGAACTCGATGCAGATTGGAGCAAAGTTTATACAGAGGCTGCTCCTGCAAACGCCAATGAATATAACAACCTACTGTTTGGCCCAGTGCAAGGTACAGGCGGCAGTACTGCTATTGCAAACTCCTTCATGCAGCTCCGCATGGCAGGCGCAAAAGCCAAAACTATGTTGGTGAACGCTGCCGCTAAAGTGTGGGAAGTCCCCGCTTCAGAAATCACGGCAAACAAAAGCACTCTCTCTCATTCTCGTACTGGCAAGTCAGCAACTTATGGTGAGATGGCCGAGCTAGCAGCACTGAAATCAGTTCCTGCCGATGATCAAGTGGTCTTAAAAACGCCCGAGCAATTCACCATCATCGGTAAAATAGGAACCTCCCGAAAAGATAAAGGCAAAAGCAACGGCACAGCGACATTCACACAGGACGTACAACTGGACGGCATGCTGACCGCGTTAGTCGCTCATCCACCGGCATTTGGTGCAACAGTCGTTTCGTTTGATGCCACTGCAGCCAAGCAATCTCCCGGAGTTGTCGATGTTGTGCAGATCCCGACAGGTATTGCGGTGATTGCAAAAGATTTCTGGAGTGCAAAAACGGGACGCGACAAATTGTCGATCGAATGGGATCGCTCTGCGTTCACCAAGAACACTGAACAGCTCAAAACTGAATACACAGCACTTGCCCAAACGCCCGGCCTTACGGCCCGCAACGATGGCGAAGCCAGTAAAGTGCTCGAAAGCGCCGACAATGTTGTCGAAGCCACTTACTATTTCCCTTATCTTTCCCATTCACCAATGGAACCTATGAACTGTGTGGTTCTGGCAGGCGATGGTAAAGCTGAACTTTGGTATGGCGCCCAGATTCAAACCATCGATCAGTTTGCCGTAGCTACCGTCCTTGGTATCAAGCCGGAGAATGTGACCATCAACACCTTGTTTGCTGGGGGTAGCTTCGGACGTCGAGCCAACCCACAAGCAGATTACGTTGTTGAAGCGACAATGATTGCCAAAACGCAGCCGGGTGTGCCAGTAAAATTGGTATGGACGCGTGAAGATGACATGCGCGCGGGTTATTACCGCCCAATGTACATTCACAAAATCCGTGGTGCCGTCGACGATGAAGGCAACATCACTGCATGGGAACAACGTATTGTTGGGCAATCGATCGCAGCAGGTACCGCATTTGAGGACTTCATGGTGAAAGATGGCGTTGATTCATCTTCTGTTGAAGGCGCTTCCACTCTGCCTTATGCCATTCCCAACTTAGCCGTTGAACTGCATACCGTTCAGCAACCTGTTCCTGTTTTGTGGTGGCGCTCAGTGGGTCATACCCACACCGCGTTTTCAACGGAAGCCTTCCTGGATGAACTGGCACACAAAGCTGGTAAAGACCCTGTTGAAATGCGACGAGGTCTGCTCAAAAACCATCCTCGACATCTTGGTGTTCTGAATCTGGCCGTTGAAAAGTCAGACTGGGGCAAACCACTACCGAAAGGTAAAGGACGCGGCGTTGCGGTTCATGAGTCGTTCCGCACCTTTGTTGCTCAGGTTGTCGACGTCACCGTAGAAAATGGCCAAATCACTGTCGACAAGGTCGTTTGTGCCGTTGATTGTGGTGTTGCTATCAACCCGGACATCATTAAAACCCAGATGCAAGGCGGTATTGGTTTTGGTCTGTCACCTGCGCTTGTCAGCGAAATAACACTGCAGGATGGCGCCACGGTTCAGTCAAATTTCCATGACTATCTGGTGCTAAGGGAAATGCAGATGCCAGACATTGAGGTACACATTGTGCCATCTGCCGAAGCACCAACCGGTGTTGGTGAACCCGGTACACCACCGATCGCGCCCGCTGTCGCAAACGCCGTGTTTGCTGCAACAGGCCAGCGATTACACGATCTGCCAATGAAGCTGTCTTAATCTCAACGTCATCAAGGAAGGATAATGGCAAACCACCTACATTACTTGCTGAACGAGTGGTATCCGGAGAAAGACAATGCCGAGTGGGTACTCGGCACGATTTATGAAACGGAAGGACCTTGTTATCGAAAAGCCGGTGCAATGATGCTTTTCGGTAGTTTGGGTCAACAACTCGGTATGCTTAGCGGAGGATGTCTGGAATCAGACATCCAACGTCATGCAAAAAAGGTGATGATGACAGGTGAAGCCTGCACGTTAACTTACGACAGCCAAGATGAAGATGATTTGTCTTTCCAACTTGGTATTGGCTGTGGCGGCACCGTTCATATCATGCTGCAGCCAATCCACGCGGGTAACGGCTACTTAAGCCTCGATGTTATTCATGCGCAGTTGGAACAGAGAAGATCTGGCTTCTACTATCAGCGTATCGGTAGTAAGAGCGTCGCTGAAATAGAAGCGAACTATATCCCCTCAGAAAAGATTCACCAGCTAAAGGCTGATAAAAACACCATTGGCGAACGACTTGATGAAGGCGGTCAGCGCTGGCTGAAAACCTTCATTCAACCCCCTACTCACCTTCTCGTTTGTGGTGGAGGGTTTGATGCTAGGCCTATAGTTTCCCTTGCTCATCAATTAGGTTGGCGCGTTACGCTTTGGGACCCCCGCCCTGCAAATGCAAGACGCGATTACTTTCGAACCGCGCATCACATCCTGCGAGAAGAAGCAGAGACCTTGGGGTATTTCTGCAACGAAAAGCATGTCGATGCTGCCGTAGTGATGACGCACAGTGTTTCTCTCGACGCCTCCGTATTGAAATCGCTCACGGATACGCGTTTACGTTATCTTGCCCTACTTGGCCCAACACATAGAAAAGAAGATGTTCTGCAAACCGCAGAGTTACAGGAATCACAATTACCGTGCAAACTTGCAGGACCAGCAGGGTTGCAACTGGGTGCAGCATTGCCAGAAGGGATTGGACTTTCTATTCTGTCAGAATGTATGGCGGCTCTTAACGATTCAAACGCCAAATCTTTCAGTGGAATAGTATAAGAATGATAAAACTTGCCGCAGTGATCCTCGCTGCTGGCCGCGCTTCACGTTTTCGCGAATGCAAAGCGCTGGCTGAAATCAATGGCTCTCCGCTCATCAGCTTCCCCATCAACGCAGCAGTTCCTGTTACTCAGGACATATTCATCACAACAGGGTTTTGGCATAAGGAACTGGAAGATGCCTGCAAAGACAATAATTGGCCAGCAGAAATCTTACATATCGACTGCTGGAGAGAAGGGATTGGCAGCGTTATATCTTCGGTGACCGAGAAGCTTGAGAATGACTATGATGCCATTTTATTTATGCTTGCTGATCAACCTGCAGTAAGTAGTGACAATGTCGAACTACTTTGGAAAGTATTTATTGAACACGTTAACGATGCAGTTTGTTGCCAATATCACGATACAGTGGGTGTACCAGCGATTGCATCGAAAACCATGTTTGAAGAGCTTAAAACGTTGAAAGGTGATGCAGGCGCTAAGCACCTGCTTAACAATGGCAGATATGTGGTCAATGTGGTTGCTATTGATCAGTGCAACATAGATATCGACACTCAGGAAGACTTGGAAAACTACGTTCACTACCTTAATCATATGGCGTCGCTTTGGTAACGACGCCATGTTCGTCAATCAGGCTAACGCCTCATGAATCCGCGCGTTAGTCGCAGACATACTTTTCAAAGCCACTGGCGCAGAAATCAGCGTCGTGGCTATCAACAACGAAACTGGCACTGCTGTAATCACGATAAATGACTGCAACGCCGCCAAGCCACCGTTTCCAGCAGTTAGCAATACGGCTGCAACCACACCCAACATCACTGCCCAAAACAGTCGCTGATACTTCGATGGTTTCGCATCTTCGGACGTGACGACAGCAATGGAATACGCCATGGAATCACCCGTTGTCGCCACAAAGGTAGTAGTTAGGATCAGGAAAGCAGGCACCAATATAAACTGAAGTGGAAGTTGCTGAAGCGTCGCAATCAATACACCGGGTAAACCCGTGCTTTCTATTGCGCCGGATATCGCGCCCGGATTGGTCAGCTCAAAGAAGATGCCCGTACCGCCCAGTGCAGTAAACCAGAAGTTGGTCACGATTGGAGACCCAACTGCCACAGCAAGGATCAACACGCGAATACTCCTGCCACGAGAGATCTTCGCAATGAAAATCGCCATCATAGGCGCGAAGCCAATGAACCATCCCCAAAAAAACCACGTCCAGTTGGTCATCCAAGCTGCTTTTTCAGTATCCAGACTCATCGAAGAAAAGTGCTCTAGATAACTACCAAATGCGGTGACAAAAGAACCGAAGATGAAAGACGTCGGCCCCAATGCTAATACAAATAGAAGCAATGCCAAGGCGCCAAGTACATTGAGTTTAGAAAGCCACTGAAGCCCCTTATCCATTCCGGTAAAAGCAGACAGCGAGTAAATGGCTACAACCGCCATAAGAATCATCACTTGTGTGCTCATGGTGTTTTCGATGCCAAATAAAGCTTCAATGCTGAAACCCAGTTGGCTAGCCAAAAACCCGATTGGACCGATCGTACCCGCTGCCACACCGACAATAGAACAAGCATCTACTAACGCACCAAACCAATGCTTTTCAAAACGCTCACCAAATAAAGGATAAAGCAATGCACGGGGTCTTAGCTTCAGTCCCTTTTCATAGTGGGCATGCATGAGAACAATTGTCGCTAGGGTGCCCAACACAGCCCAAGCAAGAAATCCCCAATGAAGAAAGCTCTGACTCAACGCAGCAGTCGCTGCGGCTTCAGTGTGCTGTTCAACGCCAGAATAGGAAGGAGAAGGTGAAAGGAAGTGATACACAGGTTCAGCAGCCGACCAAAATACGCCACCACCAGCCAATAAGGTACACATGATCATCGAGATCCAACGAAACGCGCTGATATCCGGTTTACTTTGGTGACCGAGCTTCATCTTTCCATAAGGGGAACAAGCAATGACGAGCGCCAATGCGAGATTCGCTACCATCAACCATTGCCAGAATGCGCCAAACTCTTCAGCTGCGAAACCAAACATATTGTTGATAGTCTTGGAGAAAAGCGACATGTCTATCATCGCCGCTAAAAGGAACAGAGCAAAAAAGCTAATGGTTAAAGTCGATACCAGCTTTTCAGCTTTAAATAGAGAAGTAAAAGTCATTGTGCTCTCACATTGTGTGTGAGGGGCGGCACCTTAGCAAAATCATAATGTGATATCTATCACTTTTATTTGAGATCTAATATTTAGCGTTACATTTTCAGGTGATTCAATATCACCTCCCAATTCTATAAGCATCTGTTTTTATTAAGTCACACATCAAATAGACCATAAGCAATCGTTATCAACACTAAACAAATACCCAAACAACCTGAAGATGCAGAATTCAGGCCGTTTGGGTATATGAGGTGTTCGGTAATAGGTTGAATAGTGGTTGAACCCAAGAGGAAAACTGAGAGAAGCAATGAAACAGTGGGAAGGAGTAGAGAGATTGATGTGGGTGAGTAGGTACAAAAAACCTGATTTCTCAGGCTTTTTCTGTTGGTCGTTTCTTAGAGCTCGCATGGGCCTCAACAATCTGTTTGTGAAGCGAAGTCGCGGCGCGAAGCAGTCTAGGATGAATTTGTAATTGCTTCCCTTCCACCAGCGTCTTGTTGTAGTTAATCACAGAAGCAGTCAAACATGCGGCCACTTTAATCTGATTAAGCTTGTTAGCATACATTGCCGTTTTTATAGCAATGAATGCTCGCTGATCGTTCTTCTTGTAGTTTTGAACGGCGAATCGCTCGAATCGCTGGAAATCCTTGTTGTACGACTGGTGGATTCGGGTCACGTGTTTATCGTAGTAATCACGATACTTTCCATAACTACCAGTACGATTCGCTTGCATGAGCTTTTTTACCCAATCCGTCGACTTGAGCTTTTTTTTCTTAAACAAGCCGGTTAGCCATGCAAACATTTATCTCTCCTACTACTCATCACGAGCTATCTACTCAACGAGAATATCTAATCTGCTCGTGAAAATTATGCTGTTGCTTGTATCTAAAGGGGAATTTTGCGACTCATCATACAAGTATCCACCCCGGAACGTTTCACTTGTACATCACTTTGCACAAACGGATACTATTTAGCGTCAGTGGGCAAATACGATGTACGGCAAACTCTGGGGATTCTACTTCAATTTGCGACAGAAACGGCAGAGAAATTATTAAAAATTCTTGTTCTCTTGGGCCAAATCGCCCTTGGTAATGCTCACGCCCTTAAGCTGAACAAACACTGAATCACCTTGCAATAGATGAAGGTCATCAACAGCCCACTGGGTTATATTTGCCAGTAATCTTTGGTTACCAATTCTTAACACAACCTGACAATAGCCCGATGCATTTTCGTCGCATTCGGCACGACAAACTTCTTCTATAACCGCAGGAAGAATATTCCGAATACTGGTATCAGTCGGGCGAGATTTCACAATGGATATATCATTAGCGAAGATACGGAGACGAAGCATAGAGCCCTTTGCATCATCTACCTTGGTCACCCAGATTGTTTCCCCTTCCAGATCCAATTGCGTCATCCCGTAAATTGGGTGATGCCCTATCAGTTTTGCCGTTACCAATGCACTTTGCTCTCTGGTTGATAACCAAGGCCGCATGGGTGCAGAGCCCCAAACTTCAAGCAAAGGACCATTAGCCACAACCTGCCCTTCATTCAGGATCAGCATGTTGTCAGCAATCTGAAGAATTTCATCAAGACTATGGCTGACATAAAGCACAGGGATTTTAAGTGACGTTGCCAGACGAAGCAGGTATTGAATTAACTCTTGTTTTCGGGGGCCATCGAGCGATGCGGTAGGTTCATCCATGATTAAGAGTTCAGGTTCAGAGAGTAATGCTCGGCCTATCGCTACACGTTGCTTCTCGCCGCCAGATAAGGCCGATGGATGGCGCTTCAAAAGATCCTCAATACCGAGCAACTGGATTACTTCCCCAAACTTAGCTTTATCTTCATTCGGCTGTCCATAACTGAGGTTCTTTTCCACAGACATGTGAGGAAACAAACGGGCTTCCTGGAA
Proteins encoded:
- a CDS encoding XdhC family protein — translated: MANHLHYLLNEWYPEKDNAEWVLGTIYETEGPCYRKAGAMMLFGSLGQQLGMLSGGCLESDIQRHAKKVMMTGEACTLTYDSQDEDDLSFQLGIGCGGTVHIMLQPIHAGNGYLSLDVIHAQLEQRRSGFYYQRIGSKSVAEIEANYIPSEKIHQLKADKNTIGERLDEGGQRWLKTFIQPPTHLLVCGGGFDARPIVSLAHQLGWRVTLWDPRPANARRDYFRTAHHILREEAETLGYFCNEKHVDAAVVMTHSVSLDASVLKSLTDTRLRYLALLGPTHRKEDVLQTAELQESQLPCKLAGPAGLQLGAALPEGIGLSILSECMAALNDSNAKSFSGIV
- the modC gene encoding molybdenum ABC transporter ATP-binding protein ModC; the protein is MITLTLNVDHKPFKLSVDESIPSSGITAIFGRSGAGKTSLINAVSGLVAPQSGRITLGDKVLFDSDAKIDLAPEHRRIGYVFQEARLFPHMSVEKNLSYGQPNEDKAKFGEVIQLLGIEDLLKRHPSALSGGEKQRVAIGRALLSEPELLIMDEPTASLDGPRKQELIQYLLRLATSLKIPVLYVSHSLDEILQIADNMLILNEGQVVANGPLLEVWGSAPMRPWLSTREQSALVTAKLIGHHPIYGMTQLDLEGETIWVTKVDDAKGSMLRLRIFANDISIVKSRPTDTSIRNILPAVIEEVCRAECDENASGYCQVVLRIGNQRLLANITQWAVDDLHLLQGDSVFVQLKGVSITKGDLAQENKNF
- a CDS encoding (2Fe-2S)-binding protein translates to MSVSVNINGQDLELDVPADTPLLWAIRDNLNLTGTKFGCGLAQCGACTVHMGGQPIRSCVTPVSAVAGQKITTIEGIESKASKAVQAAWEEIQVPQCGYCQSGQIMAASALLASNPSPTDADIDAAMNGNICRCATYVRIREAIKQAATELRQG
- a CDS encoding BCCT family transporter — translated: MTFTSLFKAEKLVSTLTISFFALFLLAAMIDMSLFSKTINNMFGFAAEEFGAFWQWLMVANLALALVIACSPYGKMKLGHQSKPDISAFRWISMIMCTLLAGGGVFWSAAEPVYHFLSPSPSYSGVEQHTEAAATAALSQSFLHWGFLAWAVLGTLATIVLMHAHYEKGLKLRPRALLYPLFGERFEKHWFGALVDACSIVGVAAGTIGPIGFLASQLGFSIEALFGIENTMSTQVMILMAVVAIYSLSAFTGMDKGLQWLSKLNVLGALALLLFVLALGPTSFIFGSFVTAFGSYLEHFSSMSLDTEKAAWMTNWTWFFWGWFIGFAPMMAIFIAKISRGRSIRVLILAVAVGSPIVTNFWFTALGGTGIFFELTNPGAISGAIESTGLPGVLIATLQQLPLQFILVPAFLILTTTFVATTGDSMAYSIAVVTSEDAKPSKYQRLFWAVMLGVVAAVLLTAGNGGLAALQSFIVITAVPVSLLIATTLISAPVALKSMSATNARIHEALA
- a CDS encoding xanthine dehydrogenase family protein molybdopterin-binding subunit, translating into MRDFLNGYQPEAAFLKNTKQVGTSRRNFIKLMSTAGAGLTLGVHLPSVAAGASETAGKPFEPNAFVRVGSDDTVTIVIKHLDMGQGVTTGLATIAADELDADWSKVYTEAAPANANEYNNLLFGPVQGTGGSTAIANSFMQLRMAGAKAKTMLVNAAAKVWEVPASEITANKSTLSHSRTGKSATYGEMAELAALKSVPADDQVVLKTPEQFTIIGKIGTSRKDKGKSNGTATFTQDVQLDGMLTALVAHPPAFGATVVSFDATAAKQSPGVVDVVQIPTGIAVIAKDFWSAKTGRDKLSIEWDRSAFTKNTEQLKTEYTALAQTPGLTARNDGEASKVLESADNVVEATYYFPYLSHSPMEPMNCVVLAGDGKAELWYGAQIQTIDQFAVATVLGIKPENVTINTLFAGGSFGRRANPQADYVVEATMIAKTQPGVPVKLVWTREDDMRAGYYRPMYIHKIRGAVDDEGNITAWEQRIVGQSIAAGTAFEDFMVKDGVDSSSVEGASTLPYAIPNLAVELHTVQQPVPVLWWRSVGHTHTAFSTEAFLDELAHKAGKDPVEMRRGLLKNHPRHLGVLNLAVEKSDWGKPLPKGKGRGVAVHESFRTFVAQVVDVTVENGQITVDKVVCAVDCGVAINPDIIKTQMQGGIGFGLSPALVSEITLQDGATVQSNFHDYLVLREMQMPDIEVHIVPSAEAPTGVGEPGTPPIAPAVANAVFAATGQRLHDLPMKLS
- a CDS encoding nucleotidyltransferase family protein, which encodes MIKLAAVILAAGRASRFRECKALAEINGSPLISFPINAAVPVTQDIFITTGFWHKELEDACKDNNWPAEILHIDCWREGIGSVISSVTEKLENDYDAILFMLADQPAVSSDNVELLWKVFIEHVNDAVCCQYHDTVGVPAIASKTMFEELKTLKGDAGAKHLLNNGRYVVNVVAIDQCNIDIDTQEDLENYVHYLNHMASLW
- a CDS encoding AraC family transcriptional regulator: MEFVSALAKQVFEKVRGECVQTSDIEGLKLYASLEKVDLMPIVLQPSICFVLQAEKHVSTGKQAFVYSEDSYLINSVTRPVEASLLDVSEERPYVGFSLAIDQQMVGQLMMEMSPWQQETSSLPQRDFTQSTKMTPAIENVVARLLGLLDNPMDRDILAPSIFRELYYEVLKGPGGGLLRNCVSNHAGANRIAPVVHYIEQNFERNLAIEEIASVAGMSASTLHEHFKQVTTVSPMQYVKSLRLHKARSMLSSGYQVAEVCYEVGYSSPSQFSREFKRYFGFTPSEARSLVSTIE